The region GAATTCCTTTTCCGTACAGATGGAGCATTACACCTCCCTGATTGCCGGAAATGATGAATGGGAGCTGGTGGATATTTATGCCGATGAGGGCATCACCGGAACCCGGTCGGACAAGCGGGAGGAATTTCAGCGGATGCTTTCCGACTGCAGGAAAGGCAAAATTGACCGCATCCTTGTAAAATCCGTTTCCCGGTTTGCAAGGAACATCCACGACTGCCTCTCCACTGTCCGGGAGCTGAAAGCCCTCGGCATCGAGGTGGACTTTGAAGAAGATGGCCTCAAGACAGCCGATATGCACGATGAGATGATGATCGGAGCTTTCAGCTCCATCGCTCAGGAGGAATCCACCTCCATCTCCAACAATATGCACTGGAGCTACGCCCGGAGGATGCAAAACGGTAGCTTCACTTGCTGCTGCGCTCCCTACGGATACGACCTTGTGGACAATACACTGATTCCCAATCCCAAGGAAGCAACGATAGTGCGCCGGATATTCGGGAGCTACCTCTCCGGCAAAAGTATGGAGAAAATAGCAGATGAATTGAACGCCGATGGCGTTCCCTGCAAGAATGGTGAGATAAAATGGCTGTATACTGCAGTCAGCTATATTCTCAAAAGTGAGCGTTACATCGGCGATGCCCTGCTGCAGAAATCCTACACCACCGACACCATGCCCTTTCTAACCAAGCGCAACAAAGGCGAACGTGACCGCTATTATATCACCAGCTCCCATGAGTCTCTCATCAGCCGGTCGGAGTTTGAAAAGGTACAACAGCTGATGAAAACCCGTAACGCCCTCTGCCCAAGCAAGGGGCGTGGCAGGCAGTACGTTTTCTCCTTGAAAATCAAGTGCGGGAAATGCGGTACAAGCTTCTCCCGCAGGGTGACCAATGGCAAAACCTATTGGGTCTGCCATAAGCACTTCCGCAGCAAGGAGCTGTGCAAAATTCGCCAAATCCGAGAGGATGCCATTATACAGGCATTTATCCGAATGGTTAACAAGCTAAAACAGAACAGCCGCTATATTCTTTCCCCCGCTTTAAAAGAGCTAATGGATCTCAAGTCTAAAGTCACCATGAGCGATGCAAAAGTCGGAAGCATCAACAAGGAAATGGCAGAACTCACCAAGCAGAGTCTGGTACTGAATCGTCTCAGGACGAAAGGTTACATGGACTCTGCTATTTTTATGCAGAAAAATAATGAAATCAACCAGCAACTTGACCTCCTGAAGCGCAACCGCCGCAGACTACTGGAAAGTGATGCGGACGATGAGATGATTTCCGACTGCAGGCTGCTGATTGAACTAATGGAACAAGGAGTACCGTACCTGACCGGCTTTGACGAAACCTTGTTTCACAGCATCGTCAATCAAATTGTTGTCACCGAGCAGAATAAGTTGAAATTCTGCCTGATCGGTGGCTTTACCTTTACCGAGCAGCTGCCAAAGGAGGTGTTCGGACGATGAAGAAAAACCGATACCTTCCATTCGGCTATCACATTCAAAATGGTACGCTGTGCATCCATGAAGCGGAAGCCGCTGTGGTACGGCAAGTTTTTGAGGATTACCAAGCCGGAACGTCTTATCGCCGGATTGCCGAAAGCCTCGCTGCCAAAGGCATTCCCTATATGGAGAATCGCACGGACTGGAACAAGCACATGGCCAAGCGGATGCTGGAGAATTCACGCTACTGCGGCAGTGATGACTTCCCGCAGATTATCTCTGCCGACACGTTCGAGGCTGTGGCCGCCCTAATCGGGCAGAAAAGCCAAGGGGAGTCTTTATCCGAGGAACTGGACAGCATCCGCAGTAAAGCGGTTTGTGGGGCTTGTGGAGCCAAATACAAAAGGGATGGCAGAAGCAAGAAATATGAAGCGTGGTGCTGCTCCGCCGAGGGGCGCATTACACCCAAGAGAATCACAGACCAAGCCCTGCTGGAGAGCGTAACAGCAATCCTGAACACCATCATCCGTGAGCCGAGCCAGCTGGAGCTTTCTTCACCGCACCGGGAGAACTATTCCCTCGACGTTGCCCGTACGGAAAACCAAATCAACCGGGAGCTTGAAAAAAGCGAGGTGGACAGCGACTACACCAAGCTGCTGATATTCGGCTGTGCCGCTGCAAAATATGAGGCCTGTACTGATACGGAGCCGGAATACTTAACCCGCCGGTTGCTGGCGATATTCGAGAAACAGCCGCTGTTGGAGGATTATTCAATCGGATTATTTGAGGATACCGTCAAGCAGGTGGTCATTGATGCGGACGGCAGCCTGTGGTTGCGGATGATCAACGGAAAGCTAATTCAAAATCAGGCCGGAAAGGAGTAACCGCCATGCAAACACAGACTATAACACCCATACAGAAAAAGGTCGATGTGATCCCCGCCAATATTCTTTTAACCAAGCCCAATGCCAGAAAGAGAAAGCTGCGTGTGGCGGCCTACTGCCGGGTCAGCACTGAACAGGAAGAACAACAGTCCAGCTACGCTGCGCAGATTGCTTACTATACTGATAAAATCAGCAAAAACAAGGATTGGGAGCTTGCCGGTATTTTTGCCGATGAGGGCATCACCGGAACCAGCGCCAAGAAGCGTACCGAGTTTCTCAAGCTCATGGCACTGTGTGAAAAAGGCAAAATAGACATGGTGCTGACTAAATCGGTTTCCCGGTTTTCCAGAAACACGCTGGATGCCATAGGGTATATCCGGAAGCTCAAGGCAAAGGGTATTCCCATCATCTTTGAAAAAGAGGGCATCAACACGATGGAGATGGCCAGCGAAATGGCACTGTGCTTCCTCAGCGGGTTTGCGCAGGCTGAGAGTGAGTCCATCAGCCGCAATGTCACATGGGGCAAGCGCCAGAGCTTCAAAAGCGGAAAGGTTCCCTTTCAATATTCCCGTCTGCTGGGTTATGAAAAAGGCGAGGACGGTCAGCCAAAGATCGTGCCGGATGAAGCGGAAATTGTCAAACGGATTTTCCGGAGCTATTATTCCGGTGCCAGCGTCCGAACAATAAAGGAATCGCTGGAGGCAGATAACATTCTCTCGCCCACCGGCAAGCAAGAATGGTCAGTTGGCGTACTGCAATATATGCTCCGCAACGAGCGTTACATTGGAGATGCCCTACTGCAGAAAACCTATGTGGCGGACTGCCTGACCAAGGAAACCCGGAAAAACAACGGCGAAATCCCGCAATATTATGTAACCGGAAACCATGAGCCGATTATATCAAAGGATTTATTCAACCTCGTACAGGAGGAAATCGCCCGGAGAGCTGGTAAGAGAAAAGTGGCCAAGAAAGCGGTGAAAACTGAAAAAGGGAAATACAGCAGCAAATATGCGCTGACTGAGCTTCTCTGCTGTGGTGACTGCGGGACGCAATATCGCCGGGTTACTTGGGCAAGGAACGGCAAGAAAAAGGTGGTCTGGCGCTGCATCAACCGCTTGGAATACGGTACGAAATACTGCAAGGAATCGCCCACCATTGAGGAAAGCCGGTTGCACCAAGCCATTGTCACAGCCCTGAATCGGCTGGATGAGGATAAGGCAGATGTCATTGAAACCCTCAAGGCAGGCCTGCGGCTGGCCATCGGTACGCAGGATGATGACAGTTTCAATGAAGCTGCTGTCAAGAACCGTATCGCTGAGCTACAGAGCGTCATGATGGATTTAGTGGAACTCAGCTCCAAATCTAGTGCCGGTGCGGATTACTTCGATGCCGAGTTTGAGGAAATAGCTGCGGAGATAAAGGGACTGCAGGGGCAGCTTGGGGAGCATCAAGAGCAGACCATGCTCGCCCAAAACACACAAGCTCGAATCCATGAGCTGCTTTACACGCTGGAACACATTGACCTTAGTGTAAAGGAATATCGTGATGATGTAGTTAAGGGGATTATCACCAAGGTGGTGGTTTTATCCACAGATCGAATCCGGATTACTTTTGATAACAACATGGAGATGGAACAGGAGCTGCCGGGTGAATAAAAATAGCAGGTGAAGTCGCCACAAATGCTGGCGGCTTTTCTCTTTGGGCAGAATTTCTGCTGTTTTTCAATCTGTTTCACCATAATACTGTGAATATTTCCATAATTTACACGAATCTGATTGCTTTATTCGCCGCTGCGATATATAATATATACAATATTTATTCGGCAAAGGAACGTTTTAATGGACTATATGACAGCAAAAGAAGCAGCGGAAAAATGGGCGATCACTCCACGCCGGGTACAGGTGCTTTGCGCACAGGGCAAAATATCTGGTGCTGTTCGGTTTGGGGTTACTTGGGCTATACCTAAGGATGCGGTGAAGCCCAAGGATGGGCGGCGCAGAATACAAAAAGCTGAAAGATAAATACCGAGGAGTTATTCAATGAAAACAACTGTTATTAGTTCTTTTGATGATTATGTTACTTACACAGAAAACTATAAAAACAATTACTATTTTAGAGGACAAGCAAATTGCCAATGGGAAATAGCTCCATCTTTGTTTAGAAAAAAAGACTGTCTACCGTTGGAATGTGAAAAAATTCAGGAAGAGATGAAACTATCCAAATTGGATGTTTTTTCTTCAATATTTAAACTTCAGCACTATGGGTTTCCAACGAGAATCTGTGATTTAAGTATTAGTCCACTGAGTTCATTGTTTTTTACTATAGAAGATAATTCTCAGAGTAACTCCGATGGCGTTGTATATGTTTTTAATAAAGAGCTTGCTATTCCATTTAGCAGCAAAGAGGTTGTGTTGTTTTCAAAAGTTCTTCTAAAAAATTACCCAACCATTGACGCATTAGAGGATGATATATTCTCAAAGAATCAGATTCAAGAAATCTTATCTTCGAATTATATAATACAATATGACTATCATTTTTCTTATACGAACCAAAGAGCTATTCTTCAAGGAGGTACAGGAATATTATTTGGATTTGATTGCAGTAATGATGTAATTAGTCCTATTGGCAAAAAAGGTCTTGACGCTTATATAGATGAAAAAATTATTATTCCCCGTGATATTAAACGTGAAATAAGCGACAGATTAAGGAAACTCGGTTTTATACACGATGTTTTATATCAAGTTTTTGAAAGCACAAATACAACCAAAAATTTTTCATTAACTAAAACTAAGTTTGATATTCATGATAAATATGAGTTTAGAAAGATTCTTGCCAATTATCAAATTAGTAGTATTAACTTTGACAAAGAAGAATTGATTAAAAGAATTGCTGAAATTTATAAAAATCTATTTCTTGCATATGGTGCTAATGCTCGTATATGGTTATACATTTATCTTGATGAAAATGATCTGACTGAAGGCAACTTTATTTGTAGAACAGAATGGCGTCAAGATTGTCCTTACACAATTAAATGGACTAAAGATTATTTTACCAGAAGATTCAGCTATATAAATGAACAGGCCTCTGAACAGGAGATAATCAGGAAATTCAGCGATTTAATTCATTTGATTGATCCCGCATTCGATGATATATCGCATTTTGTTTCTAATAATATATATTCGATAGAGGACTTAATAAATAAAATACAATCGTATAAAAAGCAAGTTAAAATGGCATCTTTTAGATCTGACGATATTCCAAAAGGTAACTGTGACATTGAGAAATTTTCAAATGCTGCTTATGCATATATCAAAGATGTAGAACGCCTTATTGATGAAATGTTGTTATATACTTCCAGAGGGGAGAAAGAACAATTTCTTAAGTACTGGGTGGAAGTTCTTGTAAAAGATTGTAAGAAATCCAAAGAACGTTTGGAAAAGATGGAGGTAAAACATGATTAAAGTTGTATATTTTGATGACTTGTCAGCAACAGATTATCTAAACATATATGATGGTGGAGAAAAAATACAAACTAAAAATAAAATTGAAGAAAAAAATAAAGAGTTAGCAAGTAAGACTTCTGCTAATTTGTTTGCTAAGCTAAGCTGGCTTCCTTTTTTAGGTGGCAGTGCTGAAACAAGTGCAAGTGCAGACTTTTCATTAAGCGGGTCGTCCTTAGTAAAAACTACACTATCAAATACTGTTTTAACAGACTTTTTGAATAGAGCTCAAAATGATGAAAGAATATGTGTATTTAATGATTATAAAGTAAGAGCTTATAAAAACTCTATCGCATTTTTTAAAATGTTTACACCCTTTTTAAAAATTACAAAATCCGACTTCACTACCGATGAGGGTTTTGTTTTCGATATTTCTAAGTTAGATGAGGCTTTTACCAGCGGCAAAGGATATTATGAATTAATTGCCGAGAATACCGTAGGTGGGATGCTGAAAAAGTACATATTCCGTTTCAACATTGTATCTTTCAGAAATAATTATAGTATAGCTGATTTATCTAAAATGGATTTAAATTATTATGCAGTCAAGGTCGGAAAATCTGAGGAAGAGATGTTGGATATTAGTAAGGAGTTTAATTTTGAGCAGAAATCAATAAGTTCTGCTTTTGATATTATTGAAGATCAAAGTAACGGCAATGCCTTGGATGTATTCGACGTAATTCTTGCTGGAGTAGATATATGAAGAAAATTACTGTTTTTTATGGTCCTAAAAAAGGGTATGAAAAACTAATACCAAATGACAACACTTCATTATCAGAATTTATAACCAATGATGATGCAAAAAGGAAAGAGATCATCATTAAGCAACAAAACCAAGGACAAGAATATGAAGCGGAGAAAATTAAAACTCATATTGATAATTTAGTTGCTTATTCAGAATCATATGCTGGAATTACCGAGGGGGCCGTTCAAAGCTTTATCAGCATATTAAGCGGATATGATATTGATAATCTATTTCTTCAAAATCCGCCCATTCAAATACGGCAACAATTTGAACAGACTTTCCCCAAAATAGTTGAAGTAAAAAAATATAATTATAAAACATTGACTAAATCAGCTTTCTTAAAAATAAACAATTCTTTTTCTGAATATATTGTTGGACAAGAGAAAGCTAAAGAACGTATTCTTGTTTCATTATACCCTTTGCTAAATAAATCTAATAGAAAACCTATGGTCTTGATGTTTTATGGCCCTTCGGGGGTAGGCAAAACAGAAACGGCAAAATTCATTAGCAAAACACTGGGTGAAAAACTATTCAGAAAACAATTTTCAATGTTTCATAGTGGAGAGTTTAGCGGTTATTTATTTGGAGGGAATCATTCACAACCATGTTTTGCTAAAGATTTGTTAGAAAGGGAATCAAATGTAATTTTGCTTGATGAGTTTGATAAACCGGCACCTGTGTTTCATAGTGCTTTTTATCAGCTGTTTGATGAGGGTGTTTTTGAAGATAAAAATTATCATGTCGAATTATTTAATTCAATAGTCATATGTACATCTAATTACCAAAATGAGGAGGAAATTAGAAAGCATTTGGGCGATCCAATCTTTTATCGGTTTGATCGATTTATAAAGTTTGATACCTTATCTTTAGAATCAATAAAGAAAATTATTGACATATGTGTGTCAAACAAAATGAAAACCATTGATCTCAAGGAAAGGAAAATCGTTAATATCAAGAGAATTAAAAATATTATGTATAGTAATG is a window of [Clostridium] saccharolyticum WM1 DNA encoding:
- a CDS encoding MerR family transcriptional regulator, encoding MDYMTAKEAAEKWAITPRRVQVLCAQGKISGAVRFGVTWAIPKDAVKPKDGRRRIQKAER
- a CDS encoding DUF6414 family protein, with the protein product MIKVVYFDDLSATDYLNIYDGGEKIQTKNKIEEKNKELASKTSANLFAKLSWLPFLGGSAETSASADFSLSGSSLVKTTLSNTVLTDFLNRAQNDERICVFNDYKVRAYKNSIAFFKMFTPFLKITKSDFTTDEGFVFDISKLDEAFTSGKGYYELIAENTVGGMLKKYIFRFNIVSFRNNYSIADLSKMDLNYYAVKVGKSEEEMLDISKEFNFEQKSISSAFDIIEDQSNGNALDVFDVILAGVDI
- a CDS encoding AAA family ATPase, producing the protein MKKITVFYGPKKGYEKLIPNDNTSLSEFITNDDAKRKEIIIKQQNQGQEYEAEKIKTHIDNLVAYSESYAGITEGAVQSFISILSGYDIDNLFLQNPPIQIRQQFEQTFPKIVEVKKYNYKTLTKSAFLKINNSFSEYIVGQEKAKERILVSLYPLLNKSNRKPMVLMFYGPSGVGKTETAKFISKTLGEKLFRKQFSMFHSGEFSGYLFGGNHSQPCFAKDLLERESNVILLDEFDKPAPVFHSAFYQLFDEGVFEDKNYHVELFNSIVICTSNYQNEEEIRKHLGDPIFYRFDRFIKFDTLSLESIKKIIDICVSNKMKTIDLKERKIVNIKRIKNIMYSNASRFTNVRQVDKIVQEFIDMELVNRFILNNSKK
- a CDS encoding recombinase family protein, whose product is MKKNRYLPFGYHIQNGTLCIHEAEAAVVRQVFEDYQAGTSYRRIAESLAAKGIPYMENRTDWNKHMAKRMLENSRYCGSDDFPQIISADTFEAVAALIGQKSQGESLSEELDSIRSKAVCGACGAKYKRDGRSKKYEAWCCSAEGRITPKRITDQALLESVTAILNTIIREPSQLELSSPHRENYSLDVARTENQINRELEKSEVDSDYTKLLIFGCAAAKYEACTDTEPEYLTRRLLAIFEKQPLLEDYSIGLFEDTVKQVVIDADGSLWLRMINGKLIQNQAGKE
- a CDS encoding recombinase family protein; this translates as MPQVQVIKPVNAIYRYAPTKLRVCAYARVSSDSADQLNSFSVQMEHYTSLIAGNDEWELVDIYADEGITGTRSDKREEFQRMLSDCRKGKIDRILVKSVSRFARNIHDCLSTVRELKALGIEVDFEEDGLKTADMHDEMMIGAFSSIAQEESTSISNNMHWSYARRMQNGSFTCCCAPYGYDLVDNTLIPNPKEATIVRRIFGSYLSGKSMEKIADELNADGVPCKNGEIKWLYTAVSYILKSERYIGDALLQKSYTTDTMPFLTKRNKGERDRYYITSSHESLISRSEFEKVQQLMKTRNALCPSKGRGRQYVFSLKIKCGKCGTSFSRRVTNGKTYWVCHKHFRSKELCKIRQIREDAIIQAFIRMVNKLKQNSRYILSPALKELMDLKSKVTMSDAKVGSINKEMAELTKQSLVLNRLRTKGYMDSAIFMQKNNEINQQLDLLKRNRRRLLESDADDEMISDCRLLIELMEQGVPYLTGFDETLFHSIVNQIVVTEQNKLKFCLIGGFTFTEQLPKEVFGR
- a CDS encoding recombinase family protein → MQTQTITPIQKKVDVIPANILLTKPNARKRKLRVAAYCRVSTEQEEQQSSYAAQIAYYTDKISKNKDWELAGIFADEGITGTSAKKRTEFLKLMALCEKGKIDMVLTKSVSRFSRNTLDAIGYIRKLKAKGIPIIFEKEGINTMEMASEMALCFLSGFAQAESESISRNVTWGKRQSFKSGKVPFQYSRLLGYEKGEDGQPKIVPDEAEIVKRIFRSYYSGASVRTIKESLEADNILSPTGKQEWSVGVLQYMLRNERYIGDALLQKTYVADCLTKETRKNNGEIPQYYVTGNHEPIISKDLFNLVQEEIARRAGKRKVAKKAVKTEKGKYSSKYALTELLCCGDCGTQYRRVTWARNGKKKVVWRCINRLEYGTKYCKESPTIEESRLHQAIVTALNRLDEDKADVIETLKAGLRLAIGTQDDDSFNEAAVKNRIAELQSVMMDLVELSSKSSAGADYFDAEFEEIAAEIKGLQGQLGEHQEQTMLAQNTQARIHELLYTLEHIDLSVKEYRDDVVKGIITKVVVLSTDRIRITFDNNMEMEQELPGE
- a CDS encoding FRG domain-containing protein, giving the protein MKTTVISSFDDYVTYTENYKNNYYFRGQANCQWEIAPSLFRKKDCLPLECEKIQEEMKLSKLDVFSSIFKLQHYGFPTRICDLSISPLSSLFFTIEDNSQSNSDGVVYVFNKELAIPFSSKEVVLFSKVLLKNYPTIDALEDDIFSKNQIQEILSSNYIIQYDYHFSYTNQRAILQGGTGILFGFDCSNDVISPIGKKGLDAYIDEKIIIPRDIKREISDRLRKLGFIHDVLYQVFESTNTTKNFSLTKTKFDIHDKYEFRKILANYQISSINFDKEELIKRIAEIYKNLFLAYGANARIWLYIYLDENDLTEGNFICRTEWRQDCPYTIKWTKDYFTRRFSYINEQASEQEIIRKFSDLIHLIDPAFDDISHFVSNNIYSIEDLINKIQSYKKQVKMASFRSDDIPKGNCDIEKFSNAAYAYIKDVERLIDEMLLYTSRGEKEQFLKYWVEVLVKDCKKSKERLEKMEVKHD